One genomic window of Hymenobacter sp. J193 includes the following:
- a CDS encoding biopolymer transporter ExbD produces the protein MDLSRRRKVSSHVETSSMNDIMFFLMLFFLIVSTMVNPNVIKLMLPNARSGKQAVKQPITISVDGQGQYFLDRTPVTAATLETTLAQRVAGLEQPTAVLRVDASLNVQKLVDILEIGNRLKIKMVMATQAQQK, from the coding sequence ATGGATTTAAGCCGGCGCCGTAAAGTTTCTTCCCACGTCGAGACCAGCTCGATGAACGACATCATGTTCTTCCTGATGCTGTTCTTCCTGATTGTATCGACGATGGTGAACCCGAACGTTATCAAGCTGATGCTGCCCAATGCCCGCTCGGGCAAGCAGGCCGTGAAGCAGCCCATTACGATTTCGGTGGATGGGCAGGGCCAGTACTTTCTGGACCGCACGCCCGTAACGGCTGCCACCCTGGAAACAACTCTGGCTCAGCGCGTGGCTGGCCTGGAGCAGCCCACCGCCGTGCTGCGGGTAGATGCCTCCCTGAACGTGCAGAAGCTGGTAGATATCCTCGAAATCGGGAACCGGCTGAAAATAAAAATGGTCATGGCCACCCAGGCCCAGCAGAAATAG
- a CDS encoding MotA/TolQ/ExbB proton channel family protein, whose translation MTPFLLQVSAAAPDTTAAAATTAPTADVATDTGLSLIDLVLAGGWIMVPLFLLLFVSIYIIFERYLTIRKAGAVPDSFMPGIRNLMVKGDLQGAKMLCAQNASPLARMIDKGIRRIGQPLKDIETSVENVGKIEIARLEKNINVLGIVAGIAPMLGFVGTIVGVIKIFYAISSTGDFGIAQISGGLYTKMVTSAAGLIVGIVAHIGYHWLSIMVERMVFRMENSAIEFMDILQDN comes from the coding sequence ATGACGCCATTTCTGCTGCAGGTTTCTGCCGCCGCCCCCGACACTACGGCTGCTGCCGCCACCACCGCACCTACCGCCGACGTTGCTACCGACACCGGCCTTTCGCTGATTGACCTGGTTCTGGCCGGTGGCTGGATTATGGTGCCGCTGTTTCTGCTGCTGTTCGTTTCGATTTATATCATCTTCGAGCGGTATCTCACCATTCGCAAAGCCGGCGCCGTGCCCGACTCGTTCATGCCCGGCATCCGCAACCTGATGGTGAAGGGCGACCTACAGGGCGCCAAGATGCTCTGCGCCCAGAACGCCTCTCCGCTGGCCCGCATGATTGACAAGGGCATCCGCCGCATTGGGCAGCCGCTCAAAGACATTGAAACCAGCGTGGAGAACGTGGGCAAGATTGAAATTGCCCGCCTCGAAAAGAACATCAACGTGCTGGGCATCGTGGCCGGCATTGCGCCCATGCTGGGCTTCGTGGGTACCATCGTGGGGGTTATCAAGATCTTCTACGCCATCAGCTCCACCGGGGACTTTGGCATTGCCCAGATTTCGGGCGGTCTGTACACCAAGATGGTGACTTCGGCGGCCGGCCTCATCGTGGGCATCGTGGCGCACATCGGCTACCACTGGCTCAGCATTATGGTCGAGCGTATGGTCTTCCGCATGGAAAACTCGGCCATCGAGTTCATGGACATTCTGCAGGACAATTAG